The Lycium barbarum isolate Lr01 chromosome 12, ASM1917538v2, whole genome shotgun sequence genome includes a region encoding these proteins:
- the LOC132623539 gene encoding BTB/POZ and TAZ domain-containing protein 4-like, which translates to MNKKNEESPRVRTLPNPPPLPVAFTSSRQENTFAFVARKSAVRKYCYTPTATKNTWDCLFDEGYRADVSINTDNGGILYAHASILGINSPVFKSMLSLKQSRRHGRCGHQRSISISGVPAEAVQVFIRFLYSSRYEEEKMKEHGLSLLVLSHAYAVSHLKRECEWQLEQRLNTENVVDIFQLALLCDASRLSLLCHRFMLKNLKPVSATEGWKAMKHSHPVLEKQILKSVIDEDIKEKERVRKNNERKIYMQLYEAMEALVHICKDGCRTIGPHDKVLKEDQEPCHYAACKGLELLIRHFAGCKLRVPGGCIHCKRMWQVLELHSRLCANSDVCRVPLCRNFKQKRRKQNKKDEMKWRILVRKIVRSKSISGAPFFSFEST; encoded by the exons ATGAACAAGAAAAATGAGGAATCTCCGCGGGTGAGAACCTTGCCAAACCCGCCTCCATTGCCAGTGGCTTTCACAAGTAGCCGGCAGGAGAACACATTTGCATTTGTAGCCAGGAAATCAGCAGTGAGAAAATACTGCTACACACCAACAGCTACAAAGAATACGTGGGATTGCCTCTTTGATGAAGGTTACAGAGCCGACGTCTCTATTAACACAGATAACGGTGGCATCCTCTATGCGCATGCTAGTATTCTG GGTATCAATTCTCCAGTATTTAAAAGCATGTTGAGTTTGAAACAATCCAGAAGACATGGTCGTTGTGGTCATCAGCGATCCATCTCTATAAGTGGGGTTCCAGCTGAGGCTGTTCAAGTTTTCATCAGATTCTTGTATTCTTCCAG GTATGAGGAAGAAAAAATGAAGGAGCATGGGCTGAGCCTGTTGGTGCTATCGCATGCATATGCAGTCTCCCACCTAAAGCGAGAATGTGAGTGGCAGTTGGAGCAAAGATTAAATACGGAAAATGTGGTTGACATCTTCCAGTTGGCACTCTTGTGTGATGCCTCCCGGCTTAGCCTTCTTTGTCACCGTTTTATGCTGAAAAATCTGAAGCCTGTTTCTGCCACAGAAGGGTGGAAAGCAATGAAACATAGCCACCCGGTGCTTGAAAAACAGATTTTGAAGTCTGTAATTGATGAAGATATT AAGGAAAAGGAAAGAGTGAGAAAGAACAATGAGAGGAAAATCTATATGCAGCTATATGAGGCAATGGAAGCTCTGGTTCACATATGCAAAGATGGCTGTCGTACAATTGGTCCCCACGATAAGGTTTTGAAAGAGGATCAAGAACCGTGCCATTATGCGGCGTGCAAGGGTCTAGAATTGCTCATTCGTCACTTTGCCGGGTGTAAGTTGAGAGTCCCGGGTGGCTGCATCCACTGCAAGAGAATGTGGCAAGTTTTGGAACTGCATTCTCGTCTTTGTGCCAATTCGGATGTTTGTAGGGTTCCTTTGTGCAG aaattttaagcAAAAGCGCAGAAAACAAAACAAGAAGGATGAAATGAAATGGAGAATATTGGTGAGAAAGATAGTGAGATCCAAGAGCATTTCTGGAGCTCCATTCTTCTCATTCGAATCCACATAA
- the LOC132621923 gene encoding formin-like protein 6 has protein sequence MRAVALSIFFILSLHSSFTSQFQDLVAKENTRRILHQPLFPVSSTPPPPAEPVSSSPDQPFFPEVPTGTTPDQTHQPPSAPANGNPVSNSVATQTAKPVKKVAIAISVGIVTLGMLSALAFFLYKRHVKHPDESQKLVGGNSQRINEESEMPPSTFLYIGTVEPPAKTSSVTESNDANESPYRKLSSVKRLDTRYRPSPDLQPLPPLSKPPAPPSMNSPTAMSSSDEESHDTAFHTPQGSSVSNEEGYCYTPSYPSSNKNCVPYSKRTSPRSRLSDSSPDVKHTIIPSIKQAPAPPLPPRQQQGGQLEQLPPEPPLQYTKPELPYVPKRAKFSSAPPPLDMTRLQLISNQAQQISKTPPPPPPPPPLPPPPPPLPFSTPRKPEGSQRNVPSTAYPQMVKTESRSLTPKSTPGSEKTSSSEEQNEGFSSLERHESGDTDPSKPKLKPLHWDKVRATSDRATVWDQLKSSSFQLNEDMMESLFGCNSANSVPNEATRKSVLPPVERENKVLDPKKSQNIAIMLRALNVTKDEVSEALLNGNPEGLGPELLETFVKMAPTKEEEIKLREYSEEASKLGPAERFLKTVLDIPFAFKRVEAMLYRANFDGEVNDLRKSFQTLEVASEELKNSRLFLKLLEAVLRTGNRMNVGTYRGDARAFKLDTLLKLVDIKGTDGKTTLLHFVVQEIIRSEELDSEPPGDGLSNKVDIKFKEVDFKKQGLQVVSGLSRELGNVKKAAAMDSDVLGSYVLKLEVGLDKARSILQYETEGMQGSFFESMKVFLKEAEDGIVTIRAEERKALSMVKQVTEYFHGDAAKEEAHPLRIFVIVRDFLSILDNVCKDVRRMQDHSVVGGARSFRIAATAPLPVLNRYNVKQGRSSDDDSLSP, from the exons ATGAGAGCAGTAGCTCTAAGCATCTTCTTCATACTATCACTGCATTCATCTTTCACATCTCAATTTCAAGATTTGGTTGCCAAGGAAAACACCAGGAGAATTCTGCATCAACCACTCTTTCCAGTTAGTTCAACGCCGCCGCCGCCGGCCGAGCCGGTCAGTTCCAGTCCAGACCAGCCTTTTTTTCCAGAAGTCCCAACTGGGACTACACCAGATCAGACACATCAACCACCATCAGCTCCAGCTAATGGAAATCCAGTGTCAAACTCAGTTGCCACGCAGACTGCAAAGCCAGTCAAGAAAGTGGCAATTGCAATATCAGTTGGAATTGTTACCTTGGGAATGTTATCCGCCTTGGCATTTTTCCTTTACAAACGCCACGTCAAGCACCCTGATGAAAGTCAAAAGCTAGTAGGGGGCAATTCTCAGAGGATCAATGAGGAATCAGAAATGCCACCTTCTACTTTCCTTTACATTGGGACAGTTGAGCCACCCGCTAAGACATCATCTGTGACTGAGTCCAATGATGCTAATGAGTCACCTTATCGAAAATTGAGCTCTGTAAAAAGATTGGATACTAGGTATAGGCCAAGTCCTGACCTTCAACCCCTTCCGCCACTGAGCAAACCTCCAGCCCCTCCTAGTATGAATTCACCAACTGCAATGTCATCATCCGATGAGGAGAGTCATGACACTGCATTTCATACTCCACAAGGCTCCTCTGTTAGCAATGAAGAAGGTTATTGTTACACTCCGAGTTACCCAAGCAGCAACAAGAATTGTGTCCCTTATTCAAAGAGAACTTCTCCAAGATCACGCCTTTCTGATTCATCCCCTGATGTAAAACATACTATAATACCATCCATTAAGcaagctccagctcctccacttcCACCGCGGCAACAACAAGGGGGTCAGTTGGAACAACTTCCACCTGAGCCTCCTTTGCAGTATACTAAGCCGGAATTGCCATATGTGCCAAAAAGGGCCAAGTTTTCATCAGCACCTCCTCCACTAGATATGACAAGGCTTCAATTGATAAGCAACCAAGCCCAACAAATATCAaaaacaccaccaccaccaccaccaccacctcctcttcctcctcctccgcCCCCACTTCCATTCTCAACACCCCGTAAACCGGAAGGATCACAAAGAAATGTTCCTTCAACAGCTTACCCTCAAATGGTCAAGACAGAATCAAGGAGTCTCACTCCAAAATCAACACCAGGGAGTGAGAAGACAAGTTCTTCTGAAGAACAAAATGAAGGTTTCAGTTCTTTAGAAAGACATGAATCTGGCGATACAGATCCATCCAAGCCCAAGTTGAAGCCTTTGCACTGGGACAAAGTGCGAGCAACCTCTGATCGAGCCACAGTGTGGGACCAATTAAAATCGAGTTCCTTCCA ATTGAATGAGGACATGATGGAGTCACTTTTTGGATGTAATTCAGCAAATTCTGTACCAAATGAAGCAACAAGAAAATCAGTCCTTCCTCCAGTTGAGCGGGAGAATAAGGTACTTGACCCCAAGAAGTCACAGAATATTGCCATAATGTTACGAGCATTGAATGTAACTAAGGACGAGGTTTCTGAAGCCCTTCTAAATG GAAATCCTGAAGGACTAGGGCCTGAGCTTCTGGAGACTTTCGTCAAGATGGCTCcaacaaaagaagaagagataaAATTAAGAGAGTACAGTGAAGAAGCCTCAAAGTTAGGGCCTGCAGAACGATTCCTCAAGACAGTGCTTGATATACCTTTTGCCTTCAAAAGAGTAGAAGCCATGCTTTACAGAGCAAATTTTGATGGCGAAGTAAATGATTTGAGGAAATCCTTCCAAACCTTGGAG GTAGCTAGTGAAGAATTGAAGAATAGTAGACTATTCCTCAAACTACTTGAAGCTGTTTTAAGGACAGGAAACCGCATGAATGTTGGAACTTATCGTGGTGATGCAAGAGCTTTCAAACTTGACACTCTTTTGAAATTAGTAGATATAAAAGGAACAGATGGGAAGACGACCTTGCTTCACTTTGTGGTACAGGAGATTATCAGGTCAGAAGAGCTGGATTCTGAACCCCCAGGCGACGGTCTTTCTAATAAAGTAGACATCAAATTCAAAGAAGTGGATTTCAAGAAGCAAGGTTTGCAAGTTGTTTCTGGATTAAGCAGAGAACTTGGTAATGTCAAAAAAGCAGCAGCAATGGACTCAGATGTGCTGGGAAGCTATGTCTTGAAGCTTGAAGTAGGACTTGATAAGGCAAGATCAATTTTACAATATGAAACGGAAGGTATGCAAGGTAGCTTTTTTGAATCGATGAAAGTATTTCTTAAGGAGGCAGAAGATGGAATAGTGACGATAAGGGCAGAAGAAAGAAAGGCCTTATCTATGGTCAAACAGGTAACAGAATACTTTCATGGTGATGCTGCAAAAGAGGAAGCTCATCCCCTCAGAATATTCGTGATTGTGCGAGACTTCCTCTCCATATTGGATAATGTGTGTAAAGATGTTAGGCGGATGCAGGATCATTCAGTGGTAGGTGGTGCAAGATCATTCAGAATAGCTGCAACTGCACCACTCCCAGTCTTAAACAGATATAATGTGAAACAAGGAAGGAGTTCGGATGATGATAGCTTATCACCATGA